The Hevea brasiliensis isolate MT/VB/25A 57/8 chromosome 1, ASM3005281v1, whole genome shotgun sequence DNA segment TAAATATCCCATTGACTAACTTGTGTAAAGAGAGCTGAGAGAATAACAAAACTGTGTTACTGGGCTACTTAATAATAAGGAAGCATACCAAACTGGGTTCTAATATCCTCTTTTAAAAAACCAATTGAAGTTCCCGGAGCTGTAACAGAAGGTAAAACCTGTGAATATGGCTGAGCAAGCAGCCATGGTGGATAAGAATCCACTTCTGGATCATAGCCAACCTGCAACACACAAAATGTAAGTTCTCCAGGAAAGATAATTAACGTGCATTAAAGCTATTAAAAGCAAATCCAAAATTCAGAAAGTTAGTGACTAATACCTTTAGAGCATTATTGTAATCAGACACTCCAAGTTTTCCGTGAAGAAGCCACAAAAGCCAATCTGCTTGGTGCAATAATAATGCTGACTTTTTATTTGAATCCTCAGCATTCCACCACGAGACAAGCTTGCACAGGGTAGACGATCCAGAGCAGACTGTATGGTTTACAGGAGCAATTGATTTTACCATTGGCAATGCATCGGGACAACTCTCATTGTAGAGGAAAGGTCTCCATAATGGTTCTCCTGTAGTGCTACACAAAAAAATTCAGATGCCTAATTCAAACGTGGCCTTCACTTGGAAGGGTAAACAATCAATCaagtacaataataataataataataaacctctGCAACATTTACCCGTCCACAATGATAGTAGTCGCAGAAGTACCATCAATAGAAATAGAAGCAACAAGCGGGCGGAAATGAACTGGAACATCCTTTAGAAGTGAGAAAATTGTTGTCTTCCAAGATTGGATCCAATCCATTGTTTCCCCATTCTTTCTAGACAGCAGAAACAAGATTCTCAAACTATGTTGTCTACTAAATTTTGCTGGAATTAATACATCATTGAGATTctttttttcctcttcttttctttttttcgcaCATTCAATTGCATATCTTGAGAGATAGTATGCCAATAAGCACCATGGAGATAAAGATAAAGGATAAACTAAAGCAGCAGCTTGAAAAGCAAGGAAAATACAATTCTTGCTAAACTTGagattgatcacacaatttccaGAAGAATTTTGCGTACATGGTGAGGTATTCAACTCCAACCCAAGTTACAGAACTCCAAACGATTCTCAAAAAATCCATTTCCAATTCTGGGCATTTCAATTCTTCATACATGAGAAGAATTTCAAAAACTATAGTTTGACAAGAAAAAATCTTACCATATAAAGCGGGTATTCTCTCTTTCCTTCAGAATGAATAGTCCCATGTTTGTCAATAAGAGCATATCTAGCACCGGAGGTTCCAAAGTCCATTCCTAGATAAAGTCGCTCTCCAGGTTGAAGAACAGCTTCTTGGTTATCTTTATTGCTCGCAAAAGCCATTATCGCTCGTGGGTTTGGTTTTCTTGTGGCGCCATGTAGCTCAGTTCTTGAAACAGAACTTCTCAGACTCCAATACCCTGAAATGGCGGGATCATATATAGCAATATCAGTGAAGAAGACGATGCAAAAGATGATAACAGCTAGAAATATAGCACTGAGAGAGATAGATGAATACTGGATTTTGGAGACAGTGGACAGAGAACGGGGAAGAAAAATGTGAGGTGGTGAAGTGAGACAGCCATGAACTATTCAGAACTAGATAAAAAGTTAGGAAAGAAATTGCATTGAAGCCAAGGAaatatgttgaaaattaaaaattaaatattaaaaaaaaaacccaattTCATTGAGGACTTATGAGATTTATGCATTATCtgtatgcatttttttttttttaacaatgtaTTTTTGTTTTTATAGTTTTAGAAATTTCACCATTTATATTACCATAATTTTCTTTTGAATAATTATTTTACTATTATTTATAAATGTAATATTTTAATGCACTAAAATatgttatatataaaatatttaaatataataaaattaatctgAGCATACATTTGTTATAATATTTTATGAagttttcaataatttttatttttaagataAAAGCGTACGAGTTTGCTCCAGAGGGGAATGCTTTTAAGAGTAAGTCAAATTTACTGCTTGGGTTTTAATGGAGGTTGCAACCCATAAAGCGAAAATAGGCCCATCAAACCATTTGGTTTTGCCATAATTCCAATACCATAACTTGAGAATTTTCTAGCTTACAGAACAAATATTACAGCAAACTTGCCTGAGCTCATGAAAATTTGTATATCCCTTACTATGGCTGGGTCGGTTTAATcagatttaatatatttatccaaactaaattggCTAAATGGATTTAGAATGTGTTAGAacttaaatcaataaaaaaaattacaaaactaaTTTCTTCTGTTTTATAATAAAATAGGCTTGGTTTGTATTGAGCTGGGTTTAGTTTGATAATTTGAGCTGtgctctttttttatttttatttcgaaTTCATGCAATAATTTTTAAGGTTTTTGTAACTCGACTCTTACTCATGCATACTTTAaattagataattaaaattattgctatttattaattaaaaaaatataatttaatgcaTTTAATTCAAATTATACTTCTTAATAATAAATCTTTACAAATTCTTCCATATACTATATAAAATATTTACTAATAGTAGTGGTATTCATACCTCCTTTTTCACTCTCTTTAATAAGCATCAATCCGAGTTGCATTGATTTAGTACTTTGcaaaattaaaagtaaattaaaatatatcgaTTTGTATAATTTGTAACCCATAACTAATATAACTCAAGTGAAAACTATTGAAATTTGATCGGATTAGTACGATTTCATCGGTTGCATAT contains these protein-coding regions:
- the LOC110652602 gene encoding D-ribulose kinase isoform X1, whose amino-acid sequence is MAVSLHHLTFFFPVLCPLSPKSRYWSLRSSVSRTELHGATRKPNPRAIMAFASNKDNQEAVLQPGERLYLGMDFGTSGARYALIDKHGTIHSEGKREYPLYMNGETMDWIQSWKTTIFSLLKDVPVHFRPLVASISIDGTSATTIIVDGTTGEPLWRPFLYNESCPDALPMVKSIAPVNHTVCSGSSTLCKLVSWWNAEDSNKKSALLLHQADWLLWLLHGKLGVSDYNNALKVGYDPEVDSYPPWLLAQPYSQVLPSVTAPGTSIGFLKEDIRTQFGFREDCVVCTGTTDSIAAFLAARATHPGKAVTSLGSTLAIKLLSTKRIEDARFGVYSHRLDDKWLVGGASNTGGAVLRELFTDEQLDKLSKQINPTEASPLEYYPLKAVGERFPVADPNLAPRLHPRPESDVEYLHGILESIARIEAKAYSLLKDMGATQAEEVFTAGGGAKNEKWIKIRERVLGLPVSRAMQTEAAFGAALLALKGAQQSIN